From the genome of Eucalyptus grandis isolate ANBG69807.140 chromosome 2, ASM1654582v1, whole genome shotgun sequence, one region includes:
- the LOC104427061 gene encoding rust resistance kinase Lr10, with amino-acid sequence MFKGRLGSGHDVAVKILKKGKANGQDSEMATVGRIHHVNEVGLIGFCFEGSKQAPMYDFMHNLWISIVSHEDKGLLLVARKCTRLLLEWLERLSIFIENAMNLVYMAPELVYKNLGGISYKTDVYNFGKLLMEMANGKKNADAVAEYSNHIYFPL; translated from the exons ATGTTCAAAGGAAGACTTGGAAGTGGTCATGATGTTGCGGTGAAGATCCTGAAGAAGGGGAAAGCGAATGGTCAAGATAGCGAAATGGCTACTGTTGGAAGAATTCATCACGTTAATGAGGTTGGACTCAttggtttttgctttgaagGCTCCAAACAAGCTCCTATGTACGATTTCATGCATAATCTTTGGATAAGCATAGTTTCTCACGAGGATAAGGGACTTCTCTTGGTTGCAAGGAAGTGTACGAGATTGCTCTTGGAGTGGCTAGAGAGATTGAGTATCTTCATCGAGAATGCGAT GAACCTTGTGTACATGGCTCCGGAGCTGGTCTACAAGAACCTTGGGGGCATCTCTTACAAAACCGATGTCtacaattttggcaaattgttgatggaaatggcCAATGGGAAGAAGAATGCGGACGCAGTTGCAGAGTATTCCAATCatatttactttcctttatgA
- the LOC104427072 gene encoding rust resistance kinase Lr10-like, whose amino-acid sequence MMLLICKWRRRHLAMDQNVEEFLQSNNNFLPIRYSYSQIKKITGGLKDKLGEGGYGFMFKGRLRSGRDVAVKILKNGKANGQDFISEVATIGRIHHVNVVGLIGFCFEGSKQALVYDFMHNGSLDKHIFSRGQETYLDCKEVYKIALGVARGIKYLHRGCDMQILHFDIKPHNILLDKDLTPKISDFGLARLYSPDHNTVSLTAARGTLGYMAPELVYKNIGSISYKADVYSFGKLLMEMASRRKNADMVVEYSSDIYFPLWVHDKLSEGSNIPMEEVSEEDKRIVKKMIIVALWCIQLNPSDRPSMRKVLEMLEGEADDLQVPPKPLFYPTEMSTRDDETWTDKGNDTISTSSISGTTYEASHLEHTSTSIRQA is encoded by the coding sequence ATGATGTTGCTTATATGCAAATGGAGGAGAAGACACTTAGCAATGGATCAAAACgttgaagaatttttgcaatCTAACAATAACTTCTTGCCAATAAGATACTCTTACTCGCAGATCAAGAAAATCACGGGCGGTCTTAAGGACAAACTAGGCGAGGGAGGGTATGGTTTTATGTTCAAAGGAAGACTGAGAAGTGGTCGCGATGTTGCGGTGAAGATCCTGAAGAATGGGAAAGCAAATGGGCAGGACTTCATCAGTGAAGTGGCTACCATCGGAAGAATTCATCATGTTAATGTGGTTGGACTCAttggtttttgctttgaagGCTCCAAACAAGCTCTCGTCTACGATTTCATGCACAATGGGTCTTTGGATAAGCACATTTTCTCACGAGGACAAGAGACTTATCTTGATTGCAAGGAAGTGTACAAGATTGCTCTCGGAGTGGCTAGAGGGATCAAGTATCTTCATCGAGGATGCGACATGCAAATTCTACACTTCGATATTAAGCCTCACAATATTCTTCTTGACAAGGATTTAACTCCAAAAATTTCTGACTTTGGGCTGGCAAGATTGTACTCCCCAGACCATAACACCGTGTCTTTAACTGCCGCAAGAGGAACCTTGGGATACATGGCTCCGGAGCTGGTCTATAAGAACATTGGGAGTATCTCTTACAAAGCTGATGTCTATAGTTTTGGGAAATTGTTAATGGAAATGGCTAGTAGGAGGAAGAATGCAGACATGGTTGTAGAGTATTCTAGTGATATTTACTTTCCCTTATGGGTTCATGACAAACTTAGTGAGGGATCGAATATTCCAATGGAAGAGGTTAGCGAGGAGGATAAGAGAAtagtaaagaagatgataatagtTGCTCTTTGGTGCATACAATTGAATCCCAGTGATCGTCCTTCGATGCGTAAAGTCTTGGAAATGCTTGAAGGAGAAGCAGATGATCTACAAGTACCTCCCAAGCCACTCTTTTATCCAACAGAAATGTCAACAAGGGATGATGAAACTTGGACCGACAAAGGCAATGATACTATATCTACTTCATCAATTAGTGGAACAACTTATGAAGCTTCGCATCTTGAGCACACTAGTACTAGTATTAGACAAGCATAG
- the LOC104427073 gene encoding rust resistance kinase Lr10-like, producing the protein MHNGYLDKYIFTREEENSLVYKEVYKIAFGVARGIEYLHQGCDIQLLHFDVEPHNILIDRDIIPKVSDSGVTRLNLMDYNTMTMSAARGTLGYMAPELVFKNLGGISSKAYIYTFGKLLMEMANERKNWDTVAKCSSQIYFPLLVHDQLSERMDVVMEEASEENKRIIKKSRLEVKTKKTTAKKAMGGGGESEATRCGTCVVGTPVEPRAHPANQHAATWVAGEARGGPTTFTPATCAALRAARPTATPTPTRAAAAAAARTRTSTSLR; encoded by the exons ATGCACAATGGATACTTGGATAAGTACATTTTCACGCGAGAAGAGGAGAATTCTCTTGTTTACAAGGAAGTGTATAAGATTGCTTTCGGAGTTGCTAGAGGGATTGAGTATCTTCATCAAGGATGCGATATACAACTTCTACATTTTGATGTTGAGCCTCACAACATTCTTATTGACAGGGATATCATCCCAAAAGTTTCCGACTCTGGGGTCACTAGATTGAATCTAATGGACTACAACACCATGACTATGAGTGCTGCAAGAGGAACCTTGGGATACATGGCTCCAGAGTTGGTCTTCAAGAACCTTGGGGGCATTTCTTCCAAAGCTTATATCTATACTTTCGGCAAATTGCTAATGGAAATGGCTAATGAGAGGAAGAATTGGGACACAGTTGCAAAGTGTTCGAGTCAAATTTACTTTCCATTATTGGTGCATGACCAACTTAGTGAAAGAATGGACGTTGTGATGGAAGAAGCAAGTGAGGAGAAtaagagaataataaagaaG TCCCGATTGGAGGtgaagacgaagaagacgacggCGAAGAAGGCGATGGGCGGCGGAGGTGAATCGGAGGCGACGCGGTGCGGCACGTGCGTGGTGGGGACGCCGGTGGAGCCCCGGGCGCACCCCGCGAACCAGCACGCCGCAACGTGggtcgccggcgaggctcgcggcggTCCCACCACCTTCACTCCAGCTACATGCGCGGCACTCCGAGCGGCTCGGCCTACGGCTACGCCCACCCCAACcagagcggcggcggcggcggcggcgagaacCCGTACGTCCACGTCGCTCCGCTGA